A genomic region of Candidatus Rhabdochlamydia sp. T3358 contains the following coding sequences:
- the sctN gene encoding type III secretion system ATPase SctN, with protein sequence MKQTPDFDQLISHLDELELTTVHGRITEVVGMLIKAIVPQVKMGEVVLIKREEAPLMAEVVGFTREEVYLSPLGEMHGIGPSSEVIPLRMSLHIKVGEGLLGRVVDGLGNPLDLEQKGPLHLTESYSVINPPPDPLKRKIIKEPISLGIRCIDGLLTCGEGQRMGIFAAAGGGKSTLLGMIARNARADINVICLIGERGREVREFLENDLGEEGMKRSVVVVSTSNQAAQLRINAAYMGTAIAEYFRDQGKKVILMMDSVTRFARALREVGLAAGEPPARAGFTPSVFATLPRLLERSGNSEKGSITAFYTILVAGDDLNEPVSDEVRSILDGHIILSRELARQYHYPAIDVLDSVSRIISHIVDKEHLQLIGKVREVLANYKKNELLIRIGEYKPGSDKAADFAIKYIDKVNRFLRQAVDEACSFEETLQQLKMLFR encoded by the coding sequence ATGAAACAAACACCTGATTTTGATCAACTAATCTCCCATCTTGATGAGTTAGAGCTTACAACAGTACATGGAAGGATTACTGAAGTAGTGGGAATGTTGATTAAAGCAATCGTCCCCCAGGTAAAAATGGGTGAGGTAGTTTTAATCAAACGGGAAGAAGCTCCTTTAATGGCAGAGGTTGTGGGTTTTACTCGAGAAGAGGTCTATTTATCTCCTCTTGGAGAGATGCATGGAATAGGCCCTTCCTCGGAAGTAATTCCCTTAAGAATGTCTTTGCATATTAAAGTAGGAGAAGGACTTCTCGGTCGCGTGGTTGACGGTTTAGGAAATCCTTTAGACCTTGAACAAAAAGGCCCTCTTCACTTAACAGAAAGTTATTCGGTAATCAACCCCCCTCCTGATCCGCTCAAGCGAAAAATTATTAAAGAGCCGATCTCATTGGGTATTCGCTGTATTGATGGCCTGCTTACTTGTGGTGAAGGACAAAGAATGGGAATCTTTGCTGCTGCAGGAGGAGGAAAATCCACCCTTTTGGGTATGATTGCCCGCAATGCTAGAGCTGATATCAATGTGATTTGTCTAATTGGGGAAAGAGGAAGAGAGGTGCGCGAGTTTTTAGAAAATGATCTAGGCGAAGAAGGAATGAAAAGATCAGTTGTTGTTGTTTCTACATCTAACCAAGCAGCACAATTGCGTATCAATGCAGCGTATATGGGAACAGCGATTGCAGAGTATTTTCGAGATCAAGGGAAAAAAGTGATCTTAATGATGGACTCCGTAACTCGTTTTGCAAGAGCTTTAAGAGAAGTAGGCCTTGCGGCAGGAGAACCTCCTGCAAGAGCTGGTTTTACCCCTTCTGTTTTTGCAACGCTTCCTCGTTTATTAGAACGCTCGGGCAATTCTGAAAAAGGCTCAATTACAGCCTTTTATACCATTCTAGTAGCAGGAGATGATTTAAATGAGCCTGTCTCTGACGAAGTGCGCTCTATTCTTGATGGACATATTATTCTCTCTAGAGAACTTGCACGTCAATATCACTATCCTGCTATTGATGTTCTCGATTCGGTTAGCCGAATCATCTCACACATTGTTGATAAAGAGCATTTGCAGCTCATTGGCAAAGTCCGTGAAGTTTTAGCTAATTACAAAAAAAATGAGTTACTCATCCGCATTGGAGAATATAAACCAGGCTCTGACAAAGCAGCTGATTTTGCTATTAAATACATTGATAAAGTAAATCGTTTTTTACGCCAAGCAGTTGATGAAGCGTGTAGTTTTGAAGAAACTCTGCAACAACTCAAAATGCTTTTTAGATAA
- a CDS encoding flagellar FliJ family protein: protein MPRYPLKQLAEIKQKNLETAEINLRDKKRFLEQEQTSLTKKEKERDQVKEHRIDKLQQLRDHMDEGAVPHKVEQMKQYLKLVDEKLAVKQRAVVEQKKKVTLAEEEVDKARRELIECQQDVEKMRLHRKEWDRDMHLIEEQKEGVEMDEIGSAGHERKKTATSRQKNKKKKSQ from the coding sequence ATGCCACGCTATCCCCTTAAACAATTAGCTGAGATTAAACAAAAAAATCTCGAAACAGCAGAAATTAATCTACGAGATAAAAAACGGTTTCTTGAACAAGAGCAAACAAGCTTGACCAAAAAAGAAAAAGAACGAGATCAGGTAAAAGAACATCGTATTGATAAGCTTCAGCAATTACGCGATCACATGGACGAAGGAGCAGTTCCTCATAAAGTAGAGCAGATGAAACAATACTTAAAACTTGTTGATGAGAAGCTAGCTGTTAAACAGCGAGCTGTTGTAGAACAAAAAAAAAAGGTAACCCTAGCTGAAGAAGAAGTGGATAAAGCGCGCAGAGAGCTTATAGAATGCCAACAAGACGTAGAAAAAATGCGTTTACATCGTAAAGAGTGGGATCGCGACATGCATCTCATTGAAGAACAAAAAGAAGGCGTTGAAATGGATGAAATAGGTTCTGCTGGCCATGAACGTAAAAAAACAGCCACTTCTCGTCAAAAGAATAAGAAAAAGAAGTCTCAATAA